One region of Dokdonia sp. 4H-3-7-5 genomic DNA includes:
- a CDS encoding GNAT family N-acetyltransferase gives MKVKTLENERAKLLALENYHYSDLLPLSKEVDLNAYGGSDISTGPKLKAYIKDAIERRELGTALPFIIFDKKLCKFAGSTRYGNIDDVNKIVHIGWTWLGEDFRGSGLNLHVKFLMLRYAFEKLRYERVEFRIDERNIRSRKAVEKLGAILEGIMRKDIITKNGRRRNSCCYSILKEEWEEIKNTRFIDILDNKEE, from the coding sequence ATGAAAGTAAAGACATTAGAAAACGAAAGAGCAAAATTACTTGCCTTAGAGAATTACCATTACAGTGATCTTCTTCCTCTCTCAAAAGAAGTAGACCTCAACGCCTATGGCGGTTCGGATATATCTACGGGGCCTAAACTAAAGGCGTACATAAAGGATGCAATAGAAAGACGTGAGCTGGGTACAGCATTACCTTTTATTATTTTTGACAAAAAACTTTGCAAATTTGCTGGCTCCACACGTTATGGAAATATAGATGATGTCAATAAAATTGTCCATATAGGATGGACGTGGCTTGGAGAAGATTTTCGCGGAAGCGGTCTTAACTTACATGTCAAGTTTCTCATGCTACGGTATGCTTTTGAAAAACTTCGTTATGAACGCGTGGAGTTTCGTATCGACGAGCGCAATATTCGCTCAAGAAAAGCAGTAGAAAAGCTAGGCGCTATCTTAGAAGGTATCATGCGCAAGGATATTATTACAAAAAATGGTAGACGTCGTAATTCTTGTTGCTATTCAATTCTCAAAGAAGAATGGGAAGAAATCAAGAACACACGATTTATTGATATTCTAGATAATAAAGAAGAGTAG
- the murA gene encoding UDP-N-acetylglucosamine 1-carboxyvinyltransferase, protein MATFQIEGGHQLKGDIQPQGAKNEALQILCGVLLTPEKVTISNVPDIIDVNKLIMILQNLGVKVEKIAKGEFTFQADDLDLEYLESEKFKKEGSGLRGSIMIVGPLLARFGKGYIPRPGGDKIGRRRLDTHFEGFIKLGATFRYNREERFYGVEAPNGLTGAYMLLDEASVTGTANIVMAAVLARGTTTIYNAACEPYLQQLCKMMVRMGANIQGIGSNMLIIEGVEKLGGCEHRVLPDMIEIGSWIGLAAMTKSEITIKNVSWDDLGVIPNTFRKLGITLERKGDDIYIPAHTDGYQVESYIDGSFMTISDAPWPGFTPDLLSIILVVATQAKGELMVHQKMFESRLFFTDKLIDMGAKVILCDPHRATVIGHNFQSTLKATTMTSPDIRAGISLLIAALSAKGTSTIHNIEQIDRGYENIDERLRAIGAKITRID, encoded by the coding sequence ATGGCAACATTTCAGATCGAGGGAGGTCACCAGCTTAAAGGAGACATTCAACCACAAGGAGCAAAAAATGAAGCATTACAAATTTTATGTGGCGTATTACTCACTCCTGAAAAAGTAACCATAAGTAATGTGCCAGACATTATAGATGTAAACAAGCTCATCATGATCTTGCAAAATCTGGGAGTAAAGGTGGAGAAAATTGCCAAGGGTGAGTTCACATTTCAAGCAGATGATCTTGACCTTGAGTACCTAGAAAGTGAGAAATTTAAAAAAGAGGGTAGTGGCTTAAGAGGATCTATAATGATTGTTGGTCCATTACTAGCTCGTTTTGGTAAAGGATATATTCCTAGACCAGGAGGTGATAAAATAGGTCGTCGTCGTCTTGATACACATTTTGAAGGTTTTATAAAACTAGGAGCGACTTTTCGTTACAACCGTGAAGAACGTTTTTATGGGGTAGAAGCACCTAACGGACTTACAGGAGCATACATGCTACTAGATGAAGCATCTGTTACAGGTACAGCAAATATCGTGATGGCTGCCGTATTAGCTAGAGGGACTACAACTATATATAACGCAGCTTGTGAGCCATATTTACAACAGCTTTGTAAAATGATGGTGCGCATGGGAGCAAATATCCAAGGGATAGGTTCAAACATGCTTATCATAGAAGGAGTAGAAAAACTAGGTGGTTGTGAGCATAGAGTATTACCAGACATGATCGAAATAGGATCATGGATAGGTCTTGCTGCGATGACTAAGAGTGAGATTACAATTAAAAATGTAAGCTGGGATGATCTAGGTGTGATACCTAATACCTTTAGAAAACTAGGGATTACACTAGAACGTAAAGGAGATGATATTTATATTCCTGCACATACAGACGGTTACCAGGTAGAATCATATATTGATGGTTCATTTATGACTATCTCAGATGCACCATGGCCCGGTTTTACTCCAGATCTTTTGAGTATTATTCTTGTAGTGGCAACCCAAGCAAAGGGAGAACTAATGGTTCACCAGAAAATGTTTGAAAGCCGTTTGTTCTTTACAGACAAGCTTATAGATATGGGTGCAAAAGTGATACTTTGTGATCCGCATCGTGCAACTGTGATTGGACATAACTTCCAGTCTACACTTAAGGCTACCACAATGACATCACCAGATATACGTGCTGGTATCTCATTGCTTATTGCAGCGTTAAGTGCAAAGGGAACTTCTACTATTCATAATATCGAGCAAATAGACCGCGGATATGAAAACATAGATGAGCGTCTTAGAGCAATAGGAGCAAAAATCACTAGAATAGATTAA
- a CDS encoding glycerophosphodiester phosphodiesterase — MEQPQIHNTPIVIAHRGAQFLYPEHTMEGYKKAIELGADFIEPDLVMTSDGILVARHEPFISGTTNVSVLPEYADRKTTKMLDGVPVTDWFVSDFTLSELKTLRARQSWEERTHEYDDLFEIPTFEEIIAFAKANKTKSGNPVGIYPELKHPSFHKNIGLAMEDIFLNQITKAGYLDKTSPIFVQCFEVSTLQYISARSDVRLIQLIGAAGISSNGDLRFTKEDGSYDPEGQPYDFILSKDARTYNYFTTAEGMKFVSTYADGIGPWKPFVISYSKASKGEVEVLAPTDFVALAHKHKLEVHPYTFRKEDTLWSNNKSGATEYQLFFEAGVDGVFSDYTKDAVAARNKFLATKD; from the coding sequence ATGGAGCAACCTCAAATTCATAATACGCCTATTGTTATTGCACACAGGGGAGCGCAATTTTTATATCCAGAACATACGATGGAAGGGTATAAAAAAGCAATCGAACTAGGCGCAGATTTTATTGAGCCGGATCTTGTGATGACAAGTGATGGGATTCTTGTAGCAAGGCATGAGCCTTTTATTTCTGGAACTACTAATGTATCTGTACTGCCAGAATATGCAGATCGTAAAACCACCAAAATGCTTGATGGTGTACCTGTGACAGATTGGTTTGTTTCTGACTTCACGCTTAGCGAACTCAAAACACTACGAGCTAGGCAGTCTTGGGAGGAGAGAACACACGAGTATGATGATCTTTTTGAGATCCCTACGTTTGAGGAGATTATCGCTTTCGCGAAAGCGAACAAAACCAAATCAGGAAATCCTGTGGGTATTTATCCAGAATTAAAGCATCCTAGTTTTCATAAAAATATAGGACTCGCCATGGAAGATATATTTCTTAATCAGATTACAAAGGCTGGTTATCTAGATAAAACTTCTCCCATTTTTGTGCAATGTTTTGAGGTGAGTACGTTGCAATACATTTCAGCACGTTCAGATGTGCGGCTTATACAACTTATAGGTGCGGCTGGAATCTCTAGTAATGGAGATTTACGCTTTACCAAGGAAGATGGAAGTTATGATCCAGAAGGACAACCTTATGATTTTATACTGAGTAAAGATGCTCGTACATACAACTACTTTACAACAGCCGAAGGGATGAAGTTTGTTTCGACCTATGCAGATGGAATAGGTCCTTGGAAACCTTTTGTGATTTCTTATAGCAAGGCGAGCAAAGGAGAGGTTGAGGTGCTAGCCCCTACAGATTTTGTAGCGCTGGCACATAAGCATAAGCTAGAAGTGCATCCGTACACCTTTAGAAAAGAAGATACTTTGTGGAGTAATAATAAGAGTGGAGCAACCGAGTATCAACTGTTTTTTGAGGCGGGAGTAGACGGAGTTTTTAGCGACTATACTAAAGATGCCGTTGCTGCTAGAAACAAATTCTTAGCAACCAAAGATTAG
- a CDS encoding chorismate-binding protein yields MGSTDFFEHIEEHFESTLPFVVYRKPNEEKIHALLQDDETLHEVNDFSESGFVFAPFDASTSETVLIPAEESFAMELDSFENEMLLEAETILVNHTNEDREAHVKLVNRGIEAIADTAMKKVVLSRKQNIPHNYESPVEIFKRLLGTYKTAFVYCWYHPNVGLWLGATPETLLSINNRRLHTMSLAGTQKTSVSSDVVWGEKEQEEQQFVTDSIVENLSTLVKNLQVSDVTTQQAGTLLHLKTDISSIINENETSIAAVINALHPTPAVCGLPKEEAKEFILNNEGYARSYYTGFLGELNYKTEKKRASTRRNVENLAYSAIKKHTHLFVNLRCMEVDASGAQLYVGGGVTASSDAVAEWEETVNKLQTVAKVLRTT; encoded by the coding sequence ATGGGTAGCACAGACTTTTTTGAACATATCGAAGAGCATTTTGAAAGTACATTACCATTTGTGGTTTATAGAAAACCTAATGAAGAAAAGATTCATGCGCTTTTACAAGATGATGAAACTCTTCATGAAGTAAATGACTTCTCAGAAAGCGGCTTTGTGTTTGCTCCTTTTGATGCATCAACATCAGAGACTGTCTTAATTCCTGCCGAAGAGTCTTTTGCAATGGAACTAGATTCCTTTGAAAATGAGATGCTATTAGAAGCAGAAACAATCTTAGTTAACCATACAAACGAGGATCGTGAGGCTCATGTTAAACTAGTAAATAGAGGAATTGAAGCCATAGCAGATACGGCTATGAAGAAAGTGGTGCTTTCGCGAAAGCAAAATATACCACATAATTATGAGTCTCCTGTTGAGATTTTTAAGCGATTACTTGGGACTTATAAGACCGCGTTTGTGTATTGCTGGTATCACCCTAATGTAGGTCTATGGCTAGGAGCTACGCCAGAAACATTGTTATCTATAAACAATAGACGTTTGCATACAATGTCGCTAGCTGGAACTCAGAAAACAAGCGTTAGTTCTGATGTGGTCTGGGGAGAAAAAGAACAAGAGGAACAACAATTTGTGACAGATTCTATTGTCGAAAATCTATCGACGCTTGTAAAAAATCTTCAAGTTTCTGATGTTACGACCCAGCAAGCGGGAACTTTGCTGCACCTCAAGACCGATATTTCTTCAATCATAAATGAAAATGAAACTAGCATAGCTGCTGTTATAAATGCTCTACATCCGACACCAGCCGTTTGCGGACTACCAAAAGAAGAAGCAAAGGAATTTATCCTCAATAATGAAGGATATGCTCGTTCTTATTACACAGGTTTCTTAGGGGAACTTAATTACAAAACAGAAAAAAAGAGAGCAAGCACACGTAGGAATGTTGAGAATCTTGCTTATAGCGCCATAAAAAAGCATACGCATTTATTTGTAAACCTGAGATGTATGGAGGTAGACGCCAGTGGAGCACAGTTATATGTAGGTGGCGGAGTAACAGCATCAAGTGATGCGGTAGCTGAGTGGGAGGAAACGGTAAATAAATTACAAACTGTAGCAAAAGTACTGCGCACTACATAA
- a CDS encoding DUF4290 domain-containing protein, with protein sequence MIDQLEYNTERVHLIIPEYGRHIQKMVNDATAMEDAEERNKTAKAIIAVMGNLQPHLRDVPDFQHKLWDQLFIMSDFQLDVESPYGKPSREELAERPEPLEYPQNHPKYRFYGNNIKRMIDVAVSWDKGDMREGLAMTIANHMKKCFLNWNKDTVDDDVIFDHLFELSNGEINLKERDEELRDSDRLIRANKKAKAADNPIKKRSYSKNNNNNNNRKKRY encoded by the coding sequence TTGATAGATCAATTAGAGTACAACACGGAGAGAGTTCATCTCATCATTCCCGAGTATGGGCGCCATATACAGAAAATGGTAAATGATGCGACGGCAATGGAAGACGCCGAAGAGCGTAACAAAACAGCTAAAGCGATTATCGCAGTAATGGGGAATTTGCAACCTCACTTGCGTGATGTACCAGATTTTCAGCATAAGTTGTGGGATCAGCTATTTATAATGTCTGATTTTCAACTAGATGTTGAGTCGCCATATGGTAAACCATCTAGGGAGGAGCTTGCAGAGCGTCCTGAGCCTTTAGAATATCCGCAAAACCATCCTAAATATCGTTTTTACGGTAACAACATCAAACGTATGATTGATGTAGCCGTAAGCTGGGATAAAGGAGATATGCGCGAGGGACTTGCAATGACTATTGCAAATCACATGAAAAAGTGTTTCTTAAATTGGAACAAGGACACTGTAGATGACGATGTAATATTTGATCATCTATTTGAGTTAAGTAATGGTGAGATTAATCTTAAAGAACGCGACGAAGAGTTACGAGATTCTGACAGGTTAATAAGAGCAAATAAAAAAGCAAAAGCTGCAGATAATCCAATCAAGAAGAGAAGTTACTCAAAAAATAATAATAACAACAATAACCGCAAAAAGCGTTACTAA
- a CDS encoding PaaI family thioesterase — MKNNKEEVLARLAESCKNTLMETLDITYIDFGEDFLVAQMPVTPKVHQPDGVLHGGAMVALAESVGSAASFMFLNQEHTIRGIEISANHVKSKRDGMVYAKATFIHKGRTTQLWNIDVVDENDALISKCKLTTIALPRN; from the coding sequence ATGAAAAATAACAAAGAAGAAGTACTAGCACGTCTAGCAGAGAGTTGTAAAAACACTTTAATGGAAACCTTAGATATTACTTATATAGATTTTGGAGAGGATTTTCTTGTAGCACAAATGCCTGTAACTCCAAAAGTACATCAGCCAGATGGAGTGTTGCATGGAGGTGCAATGGTTGCACTTGCAGAGAGTGTAGGCAGCGCGGCTAGTTTTATGTTTCTCAACCAGGAGCATACTATAAGAGGTATAGAAATCTCGGCAAATCATGTAAAGAGTAAACGCGATGGGATGGTCTATGCAAAGGCTACATTTATACATAAAGGTAGAACCACCCAGCTTTGGAACATTGATGTAGTAGATGAAAACGATGCCCTTATTTCAAAATGTAAACTGACTACAATCGCTTTGCCTAGGAACTAA
- the mtaB gene encoding tRNA (N(6)-L-threonylcarbamoyladenosine(37)-C(2))-methylthiotransferase MtaB, protein MSSKKKVAFYTLGCKLNFSETSTIARSFGQEGFDKVEFSEPADVYVINTCSVTENADKRFKSIVKQAQKVNPEGVTVAVGCYAQLKPEELADVDGVDLVLGATEKFNVTSYINDLLDNPDRSKEGGEVHACEIQDADFYVSSYSIGDRTRAFLKVQDGCDYKCTYCTIPLARGISRSDTLQNVLDNASKIAAQDIKEIVLTGVNIGDYGKGEFGNKKHEHTFLELVQELDKVEGIERLRISSIEPNLLKNETIDVVSKSRTFVPHFHIPLQSGSNKILGLMRRRYQRELYVDRVAKIKEVMPQACIGVDVIVGFPGETDEDFLETYNFLTGLDISYLHVFTYSERDNTPAATMEGEVPKKVRSKRSKMLRGLSAKMRRAFYESQLNSMRTVLFESENKEGYIHGFTENYVKVKSPWNPELVNTLHEVELTSIDDDGMVRFDFANVEV, encoded by the coding sequence ATGTCCTCTAAAAAGAAAGTCGCATTTTATACACTAGGTTGTAAACTGAATTTTTCAGAGACTAGTACCATTGCTCGTAGTTTTGGGCAAGAGGGATTTGATAAAGTTGAGTTTTCTGAGCCTGCAGATGTCTACGTGATAAATACATGTAGTGTGACAGAAAATGCAGATAAGCGTTTTAAGTCTATTGTAAAACAAGCTCAAAAGGTAAATCCAGAAGGAGTTACTGTCGCAGTAGGTTGTTATGCACAACTTAAACCAGAAGAGCTTGCTGATGTAGATGGTGTAGATCTCGTTCTTGGAGCGACAGAGAAGTTTAATGTCACTAGTTATATTAATGATTTACTAGATAATCCAGATAGATCTAAGGAAGGTGGAGAAGTACACGCTTGTGAGATTCAAGATGCAGATTTCTATGTGAGCTCTTATTCTATAGGAGATCGAACTCGTGCCTTTTTAAAAGTGCAAGATGGTTGTGATTATAAATGTACCTATTGTACGATACCCCTTGCTAGAGGTATTTCTAGAAGTGATACATTACAAAATGTATTGGACAACGCTTCAAAAATAGCTGCGCAAGACATAAAAGAGATTGTACTTACTGGAGTTAATATAGGAGATTACGGTAAAGGAGAGTTTGGAAACAAGAAGCACGAGCATACTTTTTTAGAACTCGTACAAGAGCTTGATAAAGTAGAAGGAATAGAGCGCTTAAGAATATCTTCTATAGAGCCTAATCTACTTAAAAATGAAACAATTGATGTGGTGTCTAAGTCACGCACATTTGTACCTCATTTTCATATCCCATTACAGAGTGGAAGCAATAAGATTCTTGGGTTGATGCGTCGCCGTTATCAACGCGAGTTATATGTAGACCGTGTTGCCAAAATCAAAGAGGTAATGCCTCAAGCTTGTATAGGTGTAGACGTAATCGTAGGTTTTCCGGGAGAAACAGATGAGGATTTTCTAGAAACTTATAATTTCCTTACCGGATTAGATATCTCTTACTTACATGTCTTTACATATTCAGAACGTGATAATACTCCTGCCGCTACGATGGAAGGAGAAGTGCCTAAAAAGGTGCGTAGTAAACGTAGTAAAATGCTACGAGGACTTTCAGCCAAAATGCGTAGAGCATTCTATGAGTCCCAATTAAACAGTATGCGCACTGTACTTTTTGAAAGTGAGAATAAGGAAGGCTACATTCACGGGTTTACAGAAAATTACGTAAAAGTAAAATCACCTTGGAATCCAGAACTTGTAAATACATTACACGAAGTGGAGCTAACTTCTATAGATGATGATGGAATGGTGAGATTTGATTTTGCAAACGTTGAGGTGTAA